One part of the Flavobacterium johnsoniae UW101 genome encodes these proteins:
- the nagB gene encoding glucosamine-6-phosphate deaminase yields MKTTTSLAYDIPGKFEETRFEKNHNVIFENSAEASKNVAQEIAELIRLKQTNNESCVLGLATGSSPIKVYEELVRMHKEEGLSFSNVITFNLDEYYPMNKENRQSYHYFMHQHLFNHIDIKPENVNIPDGTIALEQLNQYCIDYELKIKQAGGLDFQLLGIGRTGHVGFNEPGSHINSGTRIITLDHITRVDASSDFNGIDNVPKRAITMGVSTIMRSKRIVLMAWGQNKASIIKRTIQGEISSDVPATFLQNHPNATFVLDQSAASELTRFKTPWLVGECIWTEELKSKAIVWLCKKTKQSILKLTDRDYNNNGMSDLLAHGSSAYDLNINMFNILQHTITGWPGGKPNTDDSHRPERANPAKKRVILFSPHPDDDVISMGGTFSKLIKQGHDVHVVYQTSGNIAVTDDEALKFAEVCNDFVGADLPKDINFKSVIEFLNNKSENQIDSLEVRKLKGLIRRRESYAATRYIGLKDENTHFLDLPFYETGQVKKNPLGQEDIEIVKEIIARIKPHQVFAAGDLADPHGTHEVCLNAIFAAMKELKPEKYMDDCWLWLYRGAWHEWDIHEIDMAVPLSPSEVLLKRHAILYHQSQKDRVMFQGNDSREFWVRAEDRNKNTAILYDELGLAEYEAIEAFKRFDY; encoded by the coding sequence ATGAAAACCACTACTTCTTTGGCTTACGATATTCCGGGAAAATTTGAAGAAACACGATTTGAAAAAAATCATAATGTAATCTTTGAAAACTCTGCCGAAGCTTCAAAAAATGTCGCTCAAGAAATAGCTGAATTAATACGTTTAAAACAAACTAACAACGAATCATGTGTACTTGGCCTTGCAACAGGCTCTTCACCAATTAAAGTATACGAAGAACTGGTTCGAATGCATAAAGAAGAAGGTCTTAGCTTTAGTAACGTAATTACTTTTAATTTGGATGAATATTATCCAATGAATAAAGAAAACCGTCAAAGCTATCATTATTTCATGCATCAGCATCTTTTTAATCATATTGATATTAAACCTGAAAATGTAAATATTCCCGACGGAACAATTGCTTTAGAACAATTAAATCAATACTGCATTGATTATGAATTGAAAATTAAACAAGCAGGCGGACTTGATTTTCAATTGCTTGGAATTGGGCGTACAGGACACGTTGGTTTCAATGAGCCTGGATCACACATTAATTCAGGAACCAGAATTATTACTCTGGATCATATTACAAGAGTAGATGCTTCATCTGACTTTAACGGAATTGACAACGTTCCAAAAAGAGCCATCACGATGGGAGTTTCTACCATTATGAGATCAAAAAGAATTGTATTAATGGCGTGGGGACAAAACAAAGCGTCTATTATAAAGAGAACCATTCAGGGCGAAATAAGTTCTGATGTTCCTGCAACGTTTTTACAAAATCATCCAAACGCTACTTTCGTTTTAGACCAATCAGCAGCATCAGAATTGACACGCTTTAAAACACCTTGGCTGGTTGGAGAATGTATCTGGACAGAAGAATTAAAGAGCAAAGCAATCGTTTGGCTTTGTAAAAAAACAAAACAATCTATTTTAAAACTGACAGATCGTGATTACAACAATAACGGAATGTCTGATTTATTAGCACATGGCAGTTCTGCCTACGATTTGAATATAAATATGTTCAATATTTTGCAGCATACTATTACAGGCTGGCCGGGAGGAAAACCAAACACAGATGATTCACACCGTCCGGAAAGAGCCAATCCTGCCAAAAAACGAGTAATCCTGTTTAGTCCGCATCCAGATGATGACGTGATTTCGATGGGAGGAACTTTTTCAAAATTGATAAAACAAGGCCACGATGTACATGTTGTGTATCAAACCTCCGGAAATATTGCCGTTACAGATGATGAGGCATTGAAATTTGCAGAAGTATGCAACGATTTTGTTGGTGCAGATCTTCCAAAAGACATTAACTTCAAATCAGTGATTGAATTTTTGAATAACAAATCAGAAAATCAGATTGATTCTCTTGAAGTTCGAAAACTAAAAGGATTAATCAGAAGAAGAGAGTCTTACGCAGCAACAAGATACATTGGACTAAAAGATGAAAATACACACTTTTTGGATCTTCCGTTTTATGAAACCGGACAGGTTAAAAAGAATCCGCTGGGTCAGGAAGACATCGAAATTGTAAAAGAAATCATTGCCAGAATAAAACCGCATCAGGTTTTTGCAGCAGGAGATTTGGCTGATCCGCATGGAACACATGAAGTATGTCTGAATGCGATTTTTGCAGCCATGAAAGAATTGAAACCAGAAAAATACATGGACGACTGCTGGTTATGGTTATACAGAGGTGCATGGCACGAATGGGATATCCACGAAATTGATATGGCAGTGCCGCTTTCTCCATCTGAAGTATTGTTGAAACGCCACGCCATTTTGTATCATCAATCTCAAAAAGACAGAGTAATGTTCCAGGGAAATGATTCTAGAGAATTCTGGGTTAGAGCCGAAGACCGAAATAAAAATACTGCAATTCTGTATGATGAATTAGGATTGGCAGAATATGAAGCTATTGAAGCTTTTAAACGTTTTGATTATTAG
- a CDS encoding DeoR/GlpR family DNA-binding transcription regulator produces the protein MTKLVEEQKVVTTDLALALDLSEDTIRRDLNELDSKKLLEKVYGGAVQVKEKSADVFDIHISGEEEKKQIVTKALSLLHDDQVIIMSGGSTNLVFAKLIPSDLKATIYTYSLPIAMQLSQHPNIDLIFIGGKMQKNAMVTIGMDVIQVVSKIKADICFIGASSINIKQGLTEVGYEVSMVKKAMIEASDKVVSMFSSNKLNTKMPHVVCDLNQLDTIVTNL, from the coding sequence ATGACTAAGCTTGTTGAAGAACAGAAAGTTGTCACAACTGATTTAGCTTTGGCTCTGGATTTGTCTGAAGATACCATTAGAAGGGATTTAAACGAACTTGACAGTAAGAAACTACTGGAAAAGGTCTATGGCGGAGCAGTGCAGGTTAAAGAAAAATCTGCAGATGTTTTTGATATTCATATTTCTGGTGAAGAAGAAAAAAAGCAGATCGTCACAAAAGCATTGTCGTTACTTCATGACGACCAGGTTATTATAATGAGCGGAGGAAGTACAAATTTGGTATTTGCAAAACTTATTCCATCAGATTTAAAAGCTACAATATATACGTATAGTCTTCCAATCGCTATGCAGCTGTCTCAGCATCCTAATATAGATTTAATATTTATTGGCGGGAAAATGCAGAAAAACGCAATGGTTACAATTGGTATGGATGTAATTCAGGTTGTGTCAAAAATTAAGGCCGATATTTGTTTTATAGGAGCGAGCAGTATTAATATAAAACAAGGACTTACAGAAGTTGGTTATGAAGTTTCAATGGTTAAAAAAGCAATGATAGAAGCTTCTGATAAGGTTGTGTCGATGTTTTCTTCTAATAAATTAAATACCAAAATGCCGCATGTTGTCTGCGATTTAAATCAATTAGATACTATAGTTACCAATCTGTAA
- a CDS encoding FAD-binding and (Fe-S)-binding domain-containing protein, whose amino-acid sequence MPNSLQLQQLSDSLEGTLFYDELHKKLYATDASAYRIIPQAVAIPKTEEDIVKIIRFASENKISITPRTAGTSLAGQTIGNGIIVDVSKHFTKIVAFDAEKKTITVQPGVIRDELNLFLKPHGLFFSPTTSTTNRCMIGGMVGNNSSGTTSIRYGVTRDKIVEIKAVLSDGSLAVFKDLTSDEFIEKTKGNSLENKIYKTIYEELSNKENQEEITREFPKPEIHRRNTGYAIDALLKSELFSGTEDTINLGKLLCGSEGTLAFTTEITLKVDDLPPTNNIMVVAHFHTIQESLEAVVVAMKHHLYTCEMMDDTILDCTKTNREQAKNRFFIVGEPKAVIMLEVGSHSSMEDAELQADALIKDLQDNNFGYALPKIYGSDIDKVNEVRKAGLGLLGSIVGDDKAADSIEDTAVELSDLPNYIADFAAMMERHGQSAIYYAHAGAGELHLRPKINLKTKEGLHQFRNISTEVAHLVKKYKGSLSGEHGDGILRGEFLPFMIGDKNYELLKRIKKAFDPNTILNVGKIVNASKMDENLRFEAGRVEPDIKTIQDFSDSLGILRAAEKCNGSGDCRKLPSAGGTLCPSYRATRNEKDTTRARANALREYLTNSEKENKFDHQELYKVFELCVSCKACASECPSNVDVATLKAEFLYQYQKANGFSVRNKIFAFNSKLNKFGSIAPSMTNFVANLPLVKKSMGIAPKRQLPLLAPKTFKKWYEKNKKSAENNSFKNGKVYLFCDEFTNYYDVSVGIDAYELLTALGYEVIVTDHEESGRAFLSKGFLEEAQEIANKNVTIFKDLISENIPLIGIEPSAILTFRDEYLRLAKDKEGAEKLSKKTFTVEEFFKREITAGKIHSGQFSDTAKTIKIHGHCHQKSLSTVEASFAMLNLPKNSTVTIYNSGCCGMAGSFGYEKEHYEISMQMGEDTLFPKIRATEPETAIAAAGTSCRHQIFDGTNRKAMHPVTILRDCLK is encoded by the coding sequence ATGCCCAATTCTCTCCAATTACAACAATTATCTGATTCCTTAGAAGGAACGCTTTTTTATGATGAACTTCATAAAAAACTGTATGCCACAGATGCTTCTGCTTACAGAATTATTCCGCAAGCTGTTGCCATTCCTAAAACCGAAGAAGATATTGTAAAAATCATTCGTTTTGCCTCAGAAAACAAAATTTCAATAACGCCCAGAACGGCTGGAACTTCTCTGGCAGGACAAACAATTGGAAACGGAATTATTGTAGACGTTTCGAAACATTTTACCAAAATTGTTGCTTTTGATGCCGAAAAGAAAACCATTACCGTACAGCCCGGAGTAATTAGAGATGAACTGAATTTATTTTTAAAGCCACACGGATTGTTTTTTAGTCCGACTACTTCAACCACAAATAGATGTATGATTGGAGGAATGGTGGGAAATAATTCATCTGGAACAACTTCAATACGTTACGGTGTTACGCGAGATAAAATTGTAGAGATAAAAGCGGTTTTGAGCGATGGTAGTCTTGCCGTTTTTAAAGATTTAACTTCGGATGAATTTATTGAGAAGACAAAAGGTAATTCTTTAGAGAATAAAATTTATAAAACGATTTACGAGGAACTTTCGAATAAAGAAAATCAGGAAGAAATTACGAGAGAATTTCCAAAACCTGAAATTCACAGACGAAACACAGGTTACGCGATTGATGCCTTATTAAAATCAGAACTGTTTTCGGGAACAGAAGATACCATCAATTTAGGAAAATTACTTTGCGGAAGTGAAGGAACTTTGGCATTTACAACCGAAATTACCTTGAAAGTAGACGATTTACCGCCAACAAATAATATCATGGTTGTGGCGCATTTTCATACTATTCAGGAAAGTCTTGAAGCCGTTGTTGTAGCAATGAAACATCATTTGTACACTTGCGAAATGATGGATGATACGATTTTAGATTGTACCAAAACCAATAGGGAACAAGCAAAAAACCGATTTTTTATTGTGGGAGAACCAAAAGCAGTTATCATGCTTGAAGTAGGATCGCATAGCAGCATGGAAGATGCAGAATTACAGGCTGATGCTTTGATTAAGGATCTTCAGGATAATAATTTTGGATATGCATTGCCTAAAATTTACGGTTCCGATATTGATAAAGTAAATGAGGTTCGAAAAGCAGGTTTGGGACTTTTAGGAAGTATTGTAGGCGATGATAAAGCGGCCGATTCTATTGAAGATACAGCAGTTGAACTCAGTGATCTCCCAAATTATATTGCCGACTTTGCTGCAATGATGGAAAGACACGGACAAAGTGCCATTTATTATGCACATGCCGGAGCAGGAGAATTGCATTTGCGCCCGAAGATAAATTTAAAAACAAAAGAAGGTTTACACCAGTTTAGAAATATTTCTACAGAAGTAGCCCATTTGGTGAAAAAATACAAAGGTTCATTAAGCGGTGAACACGGTGATGGAATTTTACGCGGAGAGTTTCTGCCTTTTATGATTGGTGATAAAAACTACGAACTGCTCAAACGAATAAAAAAAGCATTTGATCCTAACACTATTTTGAATGTTGGGAAAATTGTAAATGCTTCAAAAATGGATGAAAATCTTCGTTTTGAAGCGGGAAGAGTTGAGCCGGACATTAAAACAATTCAGGATTTCTCAGACAGTTTGGGAATTTTGCGTGCTGCCGAAAAGTGTAACGGTTCTGGCGACTGCCGAAAACTGCCATCAGCAGGAGGAACTTTATGTCCGAGTTACCGCGCCACCCGAAATGAAAAAGATACCACTCGCGCCAGAGCCAATGCGCTGAGAGAATATCTGACCAATTCTGAAAAAGAAAATAAATTCGACCACCAAGAATTATATAAAGTATTTGAGTTGTGCGTAAGCTGTAAAGCCTGTGCCAGCGAATGCCCAAGTAATGTTGATGTGGCAACTTTAAAAGCAGAATTTTTATACCAATACCAAAAAGCAAACGGATTTTCTGTCCGCAATAAAATATTTGCTTTCAATTCCAAACTAAATAAGTTTGGAAGCATTGCACCATCGATGACCAATTTTGTTGCCAATCTGCCTTTGGTAAAAAAAAGCATGGGAATTGCTCCAAAAAGACAACTACCGCTTTTAGCGCCAAAAACCTTTAAGAAATGGTACGAAAAAAATAAAAAGTCGGCAGAAAACAATTCTTTTAAAAACGGAAAAGTATATCTTTTTTGTGATGAGTTTACCAATTATTATGATGTTTCAGTTGGTATTGATGCGTATGAATTGTTGACCGCTTTAGGTTACGAAGTCATTGTTACAGATCATGAAGAAAGCGGAAGAGCTTTTCTGTCAAAAGGTTTCTTGGAAGAAGCACAGGAAATTGCCAATAAGAATGTGACTATTTTCAAAGATTTAATTTCTGAAAATATACCTTTAATTGGGATTGAGCCATCGGCTATATTGACTTTTAGGGATGAATATCTTCGATTGGCAAAAGATAAAGAAGGTGCCGAAAAACTGTCTAAAAAAACTTTTACCGTTGAGGAATTTTTCAAAAGAGAAATTACAGCTGGGAAAATTCATTCCGGGCAATTTTCGGATACCGCAAAAACAATAAAGATTCACGGACATTGCCATCAAAAATCATTAAGCACCGTTGAAGCTTCGTTTGCTATGTTGAATTTACCAAAAAACAGCACCGTTACAATTTACAATTCGGGCTGCTGTGGTATGGCAGGATCTTTTGGTTATGAAAAAGAGCATTACGAAATTAGTATGCAGATGGGAGAAGATACTTTGTTTCCAAAAATTCGGGCAACGGAACCTGAAACCGCAATTGCAGCGGCCGGAACCAGCTGCCGACATCAGATTTTTGACGGTACAAACAGAAAAGCAATGCATCCCGTAACAATTTTAAGAGATTGTTTGAAATAA
- a CDS encoding RagB/SusD family nutrient uptake outer membrane protein, which yields MKKSNIKSRFLLLFAVAATSMTAVSCSDYLTDDPADKFTNDNFWQSEDNVKTFSWVNYDTFYGYGNGTTIGLSFFYYHGSDYRVDDNLSAFTFYQMPVTAATTNVYSWNKYYTLIRRCNLMLDKIPTVPMAQEKKNHYIGVAKFFRAYTYFRLVQKFGDVPYTDKFLAQADAEVYAPAKPRAEIMDKVIAELQEAADLMLAADDKNVTVNKYTAYAALSNACLYEGTYRKYHLGQDGSVYLNKAKTASLAIMNNPSYKLNADWKGLYNSVELLGNTEVILAKRYLTNVLMHSLQNYTNTSTIQYGLTKWAADSYVTTNGLPIQQTGNSQFTGDDTAAKTFANRDPRFGKTVNPANYGYKGKPFGTTALVSMSGYVFELYNNPATTGPDVTTGGRNYTDAPLFTLSEVYLNYAEACAELGTATNSDLDLSINKVRTRAGIAPLTTDGVNASAGGVQINDPRRTSSLEQLTGVVNPLIWEVRRERQIEFMSWTTLRQADIYRWKKGDYLDTNKNPDVNLGARIGTPVGSQTVVDANGYVKIYPVSTRTFEPKHYLMNIPTNDIDLYKAQGVELKQNPGW from the coding sequence ATGAAAAAATCAAATATAAAATCAAGATTTCTGCTTCTATTTGCTGTTGCTGCAACATCAATGACCGCAGTAAGCTGTTCAGATTATCTTACAGATGATCCTGCAGATAAATTTACAAACGATAACTTTTGGCAGTCAGAAGACAACGTAAAAACATTTTCGTGGGTAAACTATGATACTTTTTACGGTTATGGTAACGGAACAACAATCGGGCTTTCTTTTTTCTATTATCATGGAAGTGATTACAGAGTAGATGATAACTTGTCTGCCTTTACATTCTATCAAATGCCGGTTACAGCCGCCACTACGAATGTTTATTCATGGAACAAGTACTACACGCTTATCCGCCGTTGTAACTTGATGCTGGATAAAATCCCTACGGTGCCAATGGCTCAGGAAAAAAAGAACCACTATATTGGAGTTGCTAAATTCTTTAGAGCTTACACCTATTTCCGCTTAGTGCAAAAATTTGGTGATGTTCCTTACACAGATAAATTTTTAGCTCAGGCAGATGCAGAAGTATATGCTCCCGCAAAACCAAGAGCTGAAATTATGGATAAAGTAATTGCTGAATTACAAGAAGCAGCAGACTTAATGCTTGCCGCAGATGATAAAAACGTTACTGTTAACAAATACACTGCTTATGCTGCTTTAAGCAACGCCTGCCTGTATGAAGGAACATATAGAAAATATCATTTGGGACAAGATGGAAGTGTTTATCTTAACAAAGCAAAAACAGCTTCGTTAGCGATTATGAATAATCCTTCATATAAATTAAATGCTGACTGGAAAGGACTTTATAACTCAGTTGAATTACTTGGAAATACAGAAGTGATATTGGCTAAGCGTTACTTAACAAACGTATTAATGCATTCTCTTCAAAACTATACTAATACCTCAACTATTCAGTACGGTTTAACAAAATGGGCTGCAGACAGCTATGTAACAACAAACGGATTACCAATTCAGCAGACTGGAAACAGCCAGTTTACAGGAGATGATACTGCTGCAAAAACATTTGCTAACAGAGATCCGCGTTTTGGTAAAACTGTAAATCCTGCAAATTATGGCTACAAAGGAAAACCTTTTGGCACAACAGCTTTAGTTTCAATGTCTGGATATGTATTCGAATTGTACAACAATCCGGCAACAACTGGTCCTGATGTTACAACAGGAGGACGTAACTATACTGATGCACCATTATTTACCTTAAGCGAAGTATATTTAAATTATGCTGAGGCTTGTGCCGAATTAGGAACAGCTACAAACTCAGATCTTGATTTGTCTATCAATAAAGTACGTACTCGTGCCGGAATTGCACCTTTAACTACAGACGGAGTAAATGCTTCTGCCGGCGGTGTGCAAATTAACGACCCAAGAAGAACTTCTTCTTTAGAGCAGCTTACAGGTGTTGTAAATCCATTAATCTGGGAAGTTCGTCGTGAGCGTCAAATCGAATTCATGAGCTGGACAACTTTAAGACAAGCTGATATTTACCGTTGGAAAAAAGGTGATTATTTAGATACTAATAAAAACCCTGATGTAAACTTAGGAGCAAGAATTGGAACTCCTGTTGGATCACAAACTGTGGTAGATGCAAACGGATACGTAAAAATTTATCCTGTCAGCACCAGAACTTTTGAACCAAAGCATTATTTAATGAATATCCCTACGAACGATATCGACTTATACAAAGCTCAGGGTGTAGAGTTAAAACAAAACCCAGGCTGGTAA
- a CDS encoding SusC/RagA family TonB-linked outer membrane protein encodes MKKLFLISLLVLFIQTTFGQTKTITGNVKGKADGIPIPGVTVLIQGTSNGTTTDFDGNYSISVAPGRSLVFSYMGFETSVVKVEGQQKINVALSESTSKLDEVVVMGFASQKKTNLTGAVASIDVAKTIGSRPLTDVSKALQGTTPGVNVSFNSGNMNRTATINIRGAGTINGSDAPLILVDGVPTDLSLINPNDIATMSVLKDAASASIYGARAAFGVVLITTKGGKTGEGKVRFSYSANTAFTNPISTLKFLDPTEEIPGLIAAGTRTDGAVPEIFGANYNTLLAGIKNWKEKYANNRTSNEMVYGEDWEIKNGTPYFYRVWDANKELYASNALQTTHNLSAQGNLGEKSSFFASIALTNQEGMLRVNQEQRQRTNINLGFTTKLADWLTGDFKVMTINSTYDQPFNYYGGSGTDDTSYGGYFGYALRWGQYFPNFGTYRGYNFRTAGGYISNASRNENIKRNNRLSAKFTADITKDFNVIAEVKVMYEFYNRKQNGGKFLAWDSWSAMPYDATTIQTATPATLEAGNDYVAQSKSESTTNVVNIYGNYKKQLGGHNFKVLGGFNSEWQDFSRNYARRNTLLDKTKPEFNLAVGEQFVSGSANTSLNPAETTYSIAGFFARLNYDYNGIYLLELNARYDGSSKFPTNEQWGFFPSASVGYKIVNEKFMEGTRSWLNDLKLRASIGSIGNQNVGNNAFLSILNSTNPSWVNSGSTLPPSTGLPTNVDPALTWEKVYTKDVGIDIKIFDMLGASFDWYQRDTKGMLAPGITLPGSFGQSAAQTNSGNMRTKGWELSLNFNKQLSETASVFVDVALSDYKSVITKWNNTSKLLGLVTPTTYPYYDGYEIGQIWGLTSDRLLQADDVITNNGKTVNGVDYSKTMVGNFKYGAGDVHYLDLDGDGVISRGAGTADDHGDLKKIGNTTPRYKYGITLGGKYRGFDVSGFFQGVGKRDYWAASDAVLPFFRAPQQMYANQADYWTPENTDAYWPNPYYGNEANTLGSGTSGSNNFVTSTRYLLNMSYLRLKNVTLGYSLPKELVQRARLEKVRIYASGENLVTWADKRLPVDPEIDETEVFWGRAYPYTKTVSFGVELSF; translated from the coding sequence ATGAAAAAATTATTTCTTATTTCATTGTTGGTTTTGTTCATTCAAACAACATTTGGGCAGACAAAAACAATTACTGGAAATGTAAAAGGCAAAGCAGACGGAATTCCAATTCCCGGAGTTACTGTACTGATTCAGGGAACATCAAATGGCACAACCACCGATTTTGATGGAAACTACAGTATCAGCGTCGCGCCAGGACGAAGCCTTGTTTTTAGCTATATGGGTTTTGAAACCTCTGTAGTTAAAGTAGAAGGACAACAAAAAATTAATGTTGCGCTTTCTGAAAGTACTTCAAAACTAGACGAAGTTGTAGTCATGGGATTTGCTTCTCAAAAGAAAACAAATTTAACCGGAGCTGTTGCTTCAATTGATGTAGCTAAAACAATTGGAAGCAGACCGCTTACAGATGTAAGCAAAGCTCTGCAAGGAACAACACCGGGTGTAAATGTTAGTTTTAACTCTGGAAATATGAATCGTACGGCTACTATTAACATACGTGGAGCCGGAACAATTAATGGTTCTGATGCTCCTTTAATATTGGTTGACGGAGTACCGACAGATTTATCGCTTATTAATCCAAATGACATTGCCACAATGTCTGTACTTAAAGATGCTGCTTCAGCTTCTATTTATGGAGCTCGTGCTGCTTTTGGTGTGGTTCTTATTACGACTAAAGGAGGGAAAACAGGCGAGGGAAAAGTGAGATTTTCTTATTCTGCTAATACTGCTTTTACAAACCCAATTTCTACTTTAAAATTCTTAGATCCAACAGAAGAAATTCCGGGGTTAATTGCTGCAGGTACTCGTACTGATGGTGCTGTACCGGAAATTTTTGGTGCAAACTACAATACTTTATTAGCCGGAATTAAAAACTGGAAAGAAAAATATGCAAATAATCGTACCAGCAATGAAATGGTTTATGGTGAAGACTGGGAGATTAAAAATGGTACACCTTATTTCTACAGAGTTTGGGATGCTAATAAAGAACTATATGCAAGCAATGCTCTGCAAACAACACATAACTTATCTGCACAAGGTAATTTAGGAGAAAAAAGTTCTTTCTTCGCTTCTATTGCCCTTACTAACCAAGAGGGTATGTTAAGAGTAAATCAGGAACAAAGACAAAGAACCAATATTAACTTAGGCTTTACTACAAAATTAGCCGACTGGTTAACGGGAGACTTCAAAGTAATGACAATTAACAGTACTTACGATCAGCCGTTTAACTACTATGGCGGTTCTGGTACAGATGATACCAGTTATGGAGGTTATTTTGGTTATGCACTTCGCTGGGGGCAGTATTTTCCAAACTTCGGAACGTATAGAGGATATAATTTCCGTACTGCGGGAGGATATATATCTAATGCATCAAGAAACGAAAACATCAAACGTAATAACAGGCTGAGTGCTAAATTTACAGCAGATATTACTAAAGATTTTAATGTTATAGCCGAAGTAAAAGTAATGTATGAATTTTATAACAGAAAGCAAAATGGCGGTAAATTCCTGGCTTGGGACAGCTGGTCTGCTATGCCTTATGATGCAACTACAATTCAGACTGCTACACCTGCAACTCTTGAAGCAGGAAATGATTATGTAGCACAGTCAAAATCTGAGTCAACTACAAATGTGGTAAACATTTATGGTAACTATAAAAAACAATTAGGCGGTCACAACTTTAAAGTTTTAGGAGGTTTTAACTCAGAATGGCAGGATTTCTCTCGTAATTATGCAAGAAGAAATACACTTTTAGACAAAACAAAACCAGAATTTAATCTTGCAGTAGGAGAACAATTTGTTTCTGGTTCTGCAAATACCTCTCTTAATCCAGCAGAAACAACGTATTCAATTGCAGGTTTCTTTGCTCGTTTAAATTATGATTATAACGGAATTTATTTATTAGAATTAAATGCCCGTTACGATGGTTCTTCAAAATTCCCTACTAACGAACAATGGGGATTCTTCCCTTCTGCTTCTGTAGGATATAAAATTGTGAATGAAAAATTCATGGAAGGTACACGCAGCTGGCTAAACGACCTTAAACTTCGTGCTTCTATTGGATCAATTGGAAACCAAAACGTAGGAAACAATGCGTTTTTATCGATATTAAATTCAACGAATCCTTCATGGGTAAACAGCGGTTCTACACTTCCTCCTTCTACAGGATTGCCAACAAACGTTGACCCTGCTTTAACTTGGGAAAAAGTATATACTAAAGATGTAGGTATCGATATTAAAATATTTGACATGTTAGGGGCTTCTTTCGACTGGTACCAGCGTGATACAAAAGGAATGCTTGCTCCTGGTATAACACTTCCGGGTTCATTTGGTCAAAGTGCTGCTCAAACTAACTCTGGAAACATGAGAACCAAAGGCTGGGAATTGTCTTTGAACTTCAACAAACAATTAAGCGAAACGGCTTCTGTATTTGTTGATGTAGCTTTATCTGATTACAAATCTGTAATTACTAAATGGAACAATACTTCTAAACTATTAGGTTTAGTTACACCAACTACATATCCTTATTATGATGGTTACGAAATTGGACAGATCTGGGGATTAACCAGCGACAGACTTCTTCAGGCTGATGACGTAATTACGAATAATGGTAAAACAGTAAATGGTGTTGATTACTCTAAAACAATGGTGGGTAACTTTAAATACGGAGCAGGAGATGTTCATTATTTAGATCTTGACGGCGACGGAGTTATAAGCCGTGGTGCAGGAACTGCAGACGATCACGGAGATTTGAAAAAAATTGGTAATACAACGCCGCGTTACAAATACGGTATTACTTTAGGTGGAAAATACCGCGGATTTGATGTTTCTGGTTTCTTCCAGGGAGTTGGAAAACGTGATTACTGGGCGGCTTCAGATGCTGTACTGCCTTTCTTCCGTGCACCACAGCAAATGTATGCAAACCAGGCTGATTACTGGACGCCAGAAAACACTGATGCTTACTGGCCAAATCCATATTATGGAAACGAAGCCAATACACTTGGTTCAGGTACTTCGGGTTCAAACAACTTTGTTACTTCAACAAGATATTTATTAAACATGTCTTATTTGCGTCTAAAAAATGTTACTCTTGGATATTCACTTCCAAAAGAACTTGTACAAAGAGCACGTTTAGAGAAAGTGAGAATTTATGCTTCGGGTGAAAATTTAGTGACTTGGGCTGACAAACGTCTTCCTGTTGACCCTGAAATTGATGAAACAGAAGTTTTCTGGGGAAGAGCTTATCCTTATACCAAAACAGTATCTTTTGGTGTTGAGCTTTCTTTCTAA